Genomic window (Streptococcus porcinus):
AGAATTATTAATTAGATATTCTGAGAATAATTAACTATTTCTTCATTATTCTACACTAAAAAAGAGAATATTTCATCTCTTTACCATTATGTTAACGAATGCCCAAAGCAATTCTCGCATAGCGACTCATTTTCTCTACAGTCCATGCTGGATACCAAACCAATTTCACTTCCGAACTAGTGACTTCTGGAACCTCTCTCAAGACATCATAAATTTGATCAGTTAATAAATCTGCTAAAGGACAGCCCATAGTTGTTAAAGTCATATCAATTTCTGTATGACCAGAATCTGAAAAACGAATCTCATAAATCAGACCTAGGTTAACAATATCAATTCCTAATTCTGGGTCAATTACCATTTCTAAAGCCTCAAGGATGCGATCTTTAATTTTTGTAATTTCCTCTTCACTGTATTTTTGGTTTTCTGACATGCAGTTCCCTTTATCCTCATTATTCTGATTATTTAACTCTAGGAGAACGAAGCTAAATCTTAGAAACATGTAAAGTATCTTATTTACTGCTTGTTCTCTGAAACTCAGCTCCAATTACTAACTCATTGTTAAGAGTTTC
Coding sequences:
- a CDS encoding metal-sulfur cluster assembly factor, translated to MSENQKYSEEEITKIKDRILEALEMVIDPELGIDIVNLGLIYEIRFSDSGHTEIDMTLTTMGCPLADLLTDQIYDVLREVPEVTSSEVKLVWYPAWTVEKMSRYARIALGIR